The stretch of DNA GAAAGCTTCGGCAATGCGATCGAACAACAAGACGAACTGGTGCTCGAATTGACCGCCCTGTTGGACTTGCTGGGCAGCGAAGATCGGGCCAAAGAGATTGAAGAGGAAAAAAAGCGTCTGCAGGACTTAATCCGCAATGTCGATGCACTCTTGGGCAAACAAAAAGGCCTCCGCGCCGACACCGAACGGGGCGCGGGCGAAAAAGGGTTGCAAGAACGCCAGCGCGATCTGGAAGAACGGACCCAAAAGTTGGGCGAGAAAATTGATCGGCAAGATCAGAAAAAAGCTCAGGACTTACAGGGAGACCAGGAGCCCGGCGGAGAAAAGTCCGACGGCCAGAAAACGGATGCAGAAAAATCCGATGGGAAAAAACCCGACGGTGAAAAACCTGACGGTGAAAAGTCGGACGGTCAAAAATCCGATGGGCAAAAATCCGATGGGCAAAAGTCCGATGGGCAAAAGTCGGACGGTCAGAAGTCGGACGGCCAGAAATCCGACGGTCAAAAGTCAGATGGACAACAACAACAACAACAACAACAACCTTCCACGCCGGGTCGCCAAGAGGTCGAACAGGCGCGGAAGGCTATGCAGGATGCTTTGGACAAGCTCAAAGAGGGTCAGCGCGACGATGCCTCGCAAGACCAGACGGATGCCATTGCCAAATTGCAGCAAGCCAAAGAGCGGCTTGAGGAAATTCTTCGCCAATTGCGGGAAGAAGAACGCGAGCGGATGTTGACGAAACTGGAAGATCGTTTCCAGCAAATGCTAGCGGTGCAGATCCTGATTTATGACAACACGGTCCCCTTGGGAAAAATCCCCGAGGATCAACGCGAAACGCGGCATATCTCCAAGGCCAAGGAACTTGCCCGCAAAGAAGCGGAACTTGCTCTGGAAGCCGAAAAGGCGTTGACGCTTCTCAAAGACGAGGGCTCTTCCGTCGCTTTCCCCGAAGCGGTCGAGCAGATGCGCGACGATATGCGAACCGTGACGACGCGGCTCGAAGCGGCTCAGGTGGGCGAACTGACACAGGGGATTGAACAGGACATTATCGAAACGCTGGAAGAATTGGTTGAAGCACTTCAGCGAGAAATTGAGCAAGGCAAAACCAAACCGCAGGATCAAAAGAAACAGCAGCAACAAAAACGAAAAGAGGAGTTGCTGAATAAACTGGCTGAACTCAAAATGCTGCGTTCGCTGCAATTACGCATCAATCGCGGCACCAAACGACTGGGACGGCTGTTCGATGGGGAACAGGCCGAACAGCAGGATATTCTCGACCAACTGCGGATTCTCGGCGAACGTCAACGTCGTGTCCAAAAAGCGACGAACGACATCGCCACCGGAAAGAATCAATAGTTTTCTGTTTTTCTTGGAAATGCATATGAAATCACGAATCGCGACATACTGCATCGCATTGACTGCCGTATGGGTTCTCGTACCGCGGCCGGTTATCGCAGTCGAAACGCCGAGCGTTGCCGTCTTAGCCGCTCCCGCAGCTGACGTGGTTCAGCAACGCGTGCAAGATTGGCTGAGCACAGTCAAAGACCTGCCACCGGAAACGCAGCAGCAGATCGATGCCTTGTGGCGAGTTGAAGGCGAACTCCCCGCGGAAAAATTATTAGAGCGGGTCATCGCCACCTTTAGTCTCGTCGACGCGCCGACGAAAGCGCTCGTCGAGGCCTGCCGCTTTCAGGATGTGGGCGTCCATCCTCCCGACGCGGAGTTGTTGGACACTGAGAACCTCGATTCGTTTTACACCAATAACCTGCGGTTGTTCTACGGTCGTTACCTCACACAGCGGCGGATGTACGAAGAAGGCTTGGCCGTTTTCGACAACATTGCCGTGACAGAGGTTGTCGATCCGGCGACCTATTTGTTTTTCAAAGCCGTCTGCCAACATCATCTGCTGATGAAGCAAGACGGACTAAAAACCATCGAACAATTGACAACGCGCACTGAGGGCGTCCCCTCGCGTTACAGCACCGTTGCGACGCTGATGCAGTACGACCTGGAAGGGCTGAAAGAGAAATCGCTCGACGAAATCTCTCGTAAAATGCTCGACGTGGAGCGGCGTCTTGACCTGGGACGGTCGGGGCAGAAGGTTCAAAAAGTCGAAGAGGAAATCATCGCCGGCCTGGATGAGATCATCAAGAAAATCGAACAGCAATCCGGCGGGGGCGGAGGTGGTGGCGGCCAGGGTGGCAACAGCAACAACCCCGCAAACGGGGCTGACGATAGCAGCGTGAAGGGCGCAACCGCACCGGGCACCGTCGATCCCAAGGACATTAAAAAAGGGGGCAAATGGGGCGGCCTGGATGACAAGGCTCGTTCCCGGATCAAGCAACTGATTGGCCGCGATTTCCCCAACCATTACCGCCGCGCAGTGGAAGAGTATTTTCGCAATGCCGCCAAACGGACGGTGCCGACCAATAATTGATGCCTCGTCCCCGCCCCTACCGCCCTTGACCCTGATGCCCCTGTGATTGAACTCCCCCCTCGTTCCATTAGTGTATTGAAGAGATTATGAGCGTTTGGTTCCTGCTTACGGCTGCAGTCCTGCTACAACAACCCCAGGTGGAATTGCAAACACTTGAGGGCGCTCCCCAGATCGGGAGCTTGTCGCAACTCACTGCCGATGGAGCAGTTATCACGACCGGTGAGGGAGGAGCAACCGTTAGTGCAGAGGACCTGTTGGAAATCCGTTTTCCGGGACGAAAACCGATACTCCCCTCGCGGGATTCCATTCATGTCACATTGACCGATGGATCGCATTTCGCATGCAAGTCGTTCGCACTGGCCTCCCAAAGAGCACAGCCAACAATCGAAGGCCTTGAGCCGTTCAGCTTTTCGTCGCGGTCATTAGCAACGATCCGCTTAGCGCCGGCCGAGGGTGCGATTGCTGAACTGTGGAGCGACATGCAAAAACGCGATTTCGAGACCGATGCGCTCATCATCCGCAAAGGAGATATTCTGGACTACTTGACCGGTGTCATTGGCGACATCGATGACAAGACCGTGAAGTTTCTCATCGACAATGACGAATTGGAACTTCCCCGCGAAAAAGTATTCGGCCTCATTTTTTATCACCGGACGCCGCGTAAAACGAGATCTGCCTGCGGGATTTCCCTGACGGATGGCGGATTGTTATTGGCCCGTTCGGTCGAATTGATGGAATCAAAACTGAACGCGCGGCTCTCGGTCGGCGGCTCACTGGAGCTGCCGCTCAGCAAGATTACCAGCCTGGATTTCAGCAACGGCAAAGTGGTTTATCTCGCCAACATGGAACCGCGCGACGTGCAATACGTCCCCTATTTCGACATCACTTGGACCTACCGTCGCAACAGCAACCTGGATGGGGGACCGATTCGCCTGGACGGAAAGACCTACTCCAAGGGGCTTTCGATTCACAGCCGCACGACATTGAAATATCGACTGCGCGGCGACTACCGGCGATTTCGCGCTGTGATGGGAATCGACCAAATCGTCGAAGGTCGCGGAAATGTGAAGGTAGTCATTTCGGCTGACGACAACGTTCTATTGGAAACAACAGTCAAAGGAACCGATAAACCGCAACCGCTGGACCTGGACGTGAGCGGCGCGCGGGACCTGACGATTCTCGTCGATTTTGGCGAGGACCTGGATATCGCCGATCATCTCGACCTTGCGGACGCCCGGGTTACGAAATAACGTTGAAGAGAGGGGGGTGGCACGATCGCGCCGCCCGACAATTCATCCTACACGGAAACAGAGATGCCCATATTTTTCACCTCGCTGATTGCGGCCCTGTTGCTGATTGCGCAAATCCCGGCAGTCCCGGCCCATGCTGTTGAGCCGGCAGTCGCGCAAGCGGAACAACAACGCATCGAGGTAATGGCCCGTGCCGCTTCGACGGTGGTTGCCGTATTCGGCGCCGAAGGGGCTGGCGGCGGCTCAGGAGTCTTGATCACGCCCGATGGTTATGCGCTGACGAATTTCCACGTAGTGCAAGGCGCCGGCAATTTCATGAAATGCGGTTTGGCCGATGGAATCCTGTATGACGCCGTGATTGTCAGCATCGATCCCACAGGCGACGTGGCCTTGATCAAACTGCTGGGGCGGGACGATTTCCCTGCTGCCCCAATGGGCAACAGCGATTTGCTCCATCAAGGAGACCCCGTGTTCGCCATGGGCAATCCCTTCCTGTTGGCGACCGATTTTCACCCGACGGCCACGTTTGGCATCGTTTCAGGCATTCACCGCTACCAATATCCCTCGGGCACGATTTTGGAGTACACCGACTGCATTCAAACCGACGCTTCGATCAATCCGGGCAACTCCGGCGGCCCGTTGTTCAACATGGCTGGTGAAGTGGTGGGAATCAACGGACGTATCTCTCTCGACAAACGCGGCCGCGTCAATGTGGGGGCGGGCTACGCCATCTCGATCAATCAAATCAAACATTTCATGGACCACCTCCGCAGCGGACGCATCGTAGACCATGCCACGTTGGGCGCGATCGTCTCCACAAATCAGGATGGAGCGGTCATGGTTGATAACATCTTGGAGGAGACACCGGTCTATCGTCGGGGCTTGCGATTGGATGATGAAATCGTTTCGTTTGCCGGGCGACCAATTCGTAGTGTGAATCAATTCAAAAACATCCTGGGGATCTACCCCAAAGGGTGGAAGTTGCCGCTCGCGTTTCGTCGGGAAGTCGACGGCAATATCGAAACCCACGAGATCATCGTCCGCTTAGAGGCATTGCACCGTAGCAGTGAATTGACGCTCGACAAACCTGCTAAAAAACCGCGTGGCCCCCAACTGCCTAAAAATGAACGAAAGGAACCACGACCGGACCCGGCAAAGACATCGCCGGAACTGGCAAAATACTATCAGAAAAAACCGGGGTTCCTGAATTACTATTTCAATGAACTCGAACGCGACCGCGCGCTGCGAGGGCTGGCCGATCTGGGTGATTTTTCCGAGACAAGCAGTCGCTGGATCGTCACCGGCAAGACGGAAACCAGTGAAGATTTCCGCATTGTCTTCGCCTCCACGGGAATGGGAATGCTCCTGGGCGAGAACGCCTACTTACAGCCGTTGGGCGAAGATGCCGCGACCATCGATGAACCGCCGGGGAGCGGCGGGTTGTTGGCCGGTTTGAACCACTATCGTCGACTACTGACGATGGGAGCTGCCGGTTTTTCTGAGTTCTATTACGTCGGCAGCACCCCGCTGGATGGTGTGGGTGAGCGTGTTGATATTGTCGAAGCAGAATTGAATGCCGGGCGTTCGCTGTGGTATTTCCACAAGGGGACGGGCGAATTGATGGGGTTTGACTTTTGGATCCATGACCAAGCCGATCCTTGCGAAGTTCGTTTTTCGGGCAGGCGAGACTTCCAGGGACGAATCTTACCCGCACGGTGGACCGTCAATCACGCCGACAAAACTTTCGTCACATTGAATATCGAAAACTGTGAGTTTCCAACGTCCGACGATGAGACTGTCAAGGAGGTGGGCCGATGAAACATCTCTTGCGTAGCTGCATAATGATTTTGCTGGTTTGTGGGAGCATGCCTCTCGCAAACGCCCAAGACGAGTTGTCACCCATCCAGGAAGTTCAAACACGACTTGTGAAAATCTTCGGTGCCGGCGGCATTGGCGGACTGCATTCCTATAGCACCGGTTTCATCATCTCACCCGACGGATATATCGCCACGGTCTGGAGTCACGTGTTGGATCCCGACGTGGTCACGGTCGTGCTGGGCAACGGACTCAAACTGGATGGCCGCATTGTCGGGGCCGAGCCGCAATTGCATTTGGCGATTCTCAAAGTCGATGCCGATGACCTGCCTTATTTTGATTTAGACGATGCTGCCTCCGCCGGGACCGGACAGCGCGTCCTGGCCTTTGGCAATATGTACAAAGTGGCCACCGGCGATGAACCGGTCTCGGTCATGCAAGGCGTGATTGCCGCCAAGACGCGGTTGCGTGCGCGGCGGGGCGCGTTTGAGGTCCCCTTTGACGGGCCCGTTTATGTCGTCGACGCCATCACCAACAATCCCGGTATGGGGGGCGGCGTGTTGACAACCCGCGACGGCCGGTTGCTGGCGATGATCGGCAAGGAACTGCGTAATGCCGAAACCAATACCTGGATCAACTATGCCATCCCGGTGGATGAGTTGGCTGATGTCGCCCATCAAATCAAATCCGGAACATTTCGCCGCAGCGATACCCCCAAAAGCCGAACTGCTCCTCCGCAAAACTACCGCGCGATCGACTTTGGCATCGTGCTAATTCCCGACGTGCTGAACCGCACGCCGGCCTATATTGATAGCCTCCTTCCCGGCAGCGATGCCGCCCAACAAGACCTACGCCCCGATGATCTGTTGCTGTTCATCAACGGCGAACTCATTCAGTCCTGTAAGGAGTTGGAGGCAGAATTGGGTCGGCTGGAAGAGTCGGATATTGTCCAATTGGTCGTCCGCCGCGGAGACAGTTTAGTCTCTGTGGAGTTAGAAGCCCCTGAAAAAGACGAACCGTAGTCCAACGAATTTGGGTGGCGCTGAAGGATCGTCCCGCATTGCATACTGCTATTCACGCCACCAACAGTTCGTGCCTCATTAACAATCGCTGAACCACACAATCATGCCGAATCATAAACCACGGCTGACCATTCTCGCGCTATTGAGCAGCGCCCTCCTAATAAGCGTGGCGTCGACAGCCGCAGCGCAAGCGGACGGTAAATTGGCTGTCTTGGAAGAACGCGCGCTCAAACAAGCTGCGGCGATTGTTGCTCCGTCGATCGTGCGGATTGAAACCGTCGGGGGTTTAGAGCGCGTCGATGAAATCCTGGCTGGAACGGGACCGACCACAGGTGTGGTGGTTTCGGCCGACGGGTATATCATTACGAGTTCCTTCAATTTCGCTGCCAAACCATCGTCCATCTTGGTATCGTTGCCCGATGGTCGCCGCTTTGCCGCGCGACAGGTCGCATCCGACAATCTCAAGATGCTGACCTTGATCAAAATCGACGCCGAGAATTTGACGCCGGCCCCTGCCGCCCCGCGCGACAGCGTCCGTGTCGGACAATGGGCCATCGCCCTGGGGCGAACTTATGAAACTCCGTTTCCCAGCATGTCGGTGGGCATCGTCAGCGCGCTCAATCGGATCTGGGGCAAGGCGATTCAAACCGACGCTAAAGTCTCGCCGGTGAATTACGGAGGCCCGTTGGTCGACATCGAAGGCCGCGTGCTGGGCGTGTTGGTTCCACTCTCACCGCAAGGAAAATCTGACGCCGCAGGTGTCGAATGGTACGATGCCGGGATCGGCTTTGCGATTCCCATGTCCGACATCTATGACGTTCTCGATCAACTCAAAGCCGAGAAAGATCTGCACAGTGGTTTGTTGGGCATTACGTTTCAAACCAAAGATCTCTACAGCACGCCCCCGATGGTCGACCACGTCTGGTATAACTCCCCCGCACAGAAAGCCGGGATCAAATCAGGTGACACGATCGTCGAGGTCAATGGTGCGGCGACGACACGAATTTCCCAAGTTCGACACGCACTAGGCAACGCCTACGCCGGAGATAAGATTGCCTTAAGCGTCGATCGCGACGGTGAAACGATCAAGGTGGACTTCGAGTTGGCCGCGAAATTAGAGCCCTACGAATCCGCCTTTTTAGGAATCTTGCCCGAACGTCTTTCGACCGTCGAACCGGCCGAAGCCGCAGCGCCCGCTGGCGTGGGAGTACGTTACGTCTATGCCAACAGCCCGGCAGCTGCCGCAGGACTACAGCGTGGCGATCGCATTACGAAATTCAATGACGCACCGCAAAACTCCGCGATCGAGTTACGCGACGCGCTCAGCCGCACGCGTCCGGGCGAGAAAGCGGTTCTCACTTTTCTGCGCAACGGGGAACCTCAAACAGCTGAGGTGGAATTACAAAAGATCACCGCTGAGATTCCGGCAGACTTACCACGCTCTCCCATTCCTTTGCCGGCAGAGAAAAACGATGATTCTGAAAAAACAGGACGGTTGGCCGAGACGCTGGAAACGCATGCGCACGATTTGTGGGCCTTCGTTCCGGATGATTACAACCCTGACTACCAGTACGCACTCTTGGTGTGGATTCATCCGTCGCGAAACACTATGGAAGCTGAGATGCTTAAACGTTGGAAGCAGATTTGCCGAGAGCGGGGTGTGATTCTGTTGGCCCCCAAGGCGGGTACGGCTGAGACATGGACGCCTAACGAAATCGGCTTCATCAAAGCGGCCGTCGAATCGTTTGTTGAGCGATATTCCATTGACCCACAGCGGATCGTATTGCACGGTTTCGAAACGGGTGCAGCCTTAGCCCAACAGTTGGCCTTTAAAGAACGCGAACTGTTCCCGGCCCTCTGTCTCGCCGGAGCCCCGCTAGCCATCCAGCCACCTGAGAATCGACCCGACTTCCCCTTGCAGTGGGATTTCGTGTATGGCGAAGACGACCCGCAGGGCCGCAAAATCGAGGCCTCAATCAAGGCCCTGGAGAAAATGCGGTATCCGGTCAGCCATCGCGCTGTGCCGGGATTGGGTCAAGACTATCCGCCGGAACCAGCCATTGAAGAGGTCGGACGCTGGATCGACGCGCTGGACCGCATCTGAAAGAGCACCCCGACCAGCGGTTGACTGAGTGCCGAGACGGCCAAATGCGCTCTGGGCTGGTTTTCTTCGCAGAACCGCTTTGCTAAACTTTGGACCACCGTGGAATCTGTGATTCCCCAGTCCCCTGGTTCTAATCTTTATCTCGAAAAGCATTTCATTCCATGAGTAATAATTCCCTGCTGCAAAGTTCCATTCCCGGTATGAAAGCCCACCAAGGCAAAGTCCGTGATGTGTACGAATTTGGCGATAAACTGTTATTCGTTGCCACCGACCGCATTTCTGCCTTCGACTGGGTTCTGCCCACCGGCATCCCGGACAAAGGCCGCGTGCTGACACAAATGAGCAAGGTCTGGTTCGACCGATTGGACGTACGCAACCATCTGATCAGCATGGACATGGGGGACTTGGATCTGCCCGATGGCGTTGACGTCGAGTCACTCGACGGACGAAGCATGGTCGTGCTCAAGACCGAGGTATTTCCGGTCGAATGTGTCGTGCGGGGCTATCTGTCAGGCTCGGGCTGGAAGGAATATCAAGAAACCGGTCGTGTCTGCGGCATCCAACTTCCGTCGGGAATGAAGGAAAGCGACAAACTCGCCGAGCCGATCTTTACCCCCGCCACCAAGGAGACCAGCGGACACGACATCAACATCTCCTTCGAACAGATGTGCGAAATCATCCCAGCCGAGACAGCAAAGAAGCTCCGTGATTTGAGCTTCCAGGTGTATCAATCGGGTGCGGACTACGCGGCGAAGGAAGGGATCATTATCGCCGATACAAAATTCGAGTTCGGGCATCTGGATGGTGAGATCATTCTCATCGACGAAGTCCTCACCCCCGACAGCTCACGGTTTTGGCCGGTCGATCAGTACGAACCGGGCAAGTCGCAACCCTCCTTCGATAAACAATTCGTGCGGGATCACTTGGTGGCGTGTGGCTGGGACCGCAACAGCGAACCCCCGGCTCTGCCCGATGACATTGTCGCCAAGACGCGTGCGAAATACGTCGAGGCCTATGAAACATTGGCAAAATCTGAGTTCCCGTGGAAGTAATTCTCCGCATGAAGCTTTCCGCGAGGGCGAGGCTCCTGCCGAGCTGCATTTGACCAAAACGCTTGCCCTGGTTCACAACCACAGGCTGCGTGCGGACATCGCCCCGCGGCGCTTCGTGTTGTTGCTGAATATGGTACAATGCCGTATTCGTGCAAATTCGCAGGGTGCCACTGGCGGCTTGTTCGCCAGTGCGGTGACAGGGCGAGCCTTTCATTCTAAACGCCGCCAAGCGATGTGCGCACTGCTGGACAAGCCAGCAGTGGCACCCGACCTCCGCACGTCAGGCAAATTAATTTCGCGTGGACGTATTCAGCCATATCACAATTCAGGGCGCACATGACGGGCAATTCTTTTGGACAGGCATTTCGGATCACCACCGCAGGCGAAAGCCACGGGCCGGGGAATGTCGTGATTATTGACGGTGTTCCACCGGGGTTGGAGTTGTCGGTTGAGGACCTGATGGTCGATCTCGATCGACGTCGTCCCGGGCAAAGTAAAATCGTCACACAGCGCAATGAAGCCGATCTGCCGGAAATTCTCGCGGGCGTCTTTGAGGGGCACACCACTGGTACCAGCTTGGCGATCCTCATCCGCAATACCGATCAACGCAGCCGGGATTACAGCGACATCCAGGACAAATACCGTCCCGGCCACGCGGACTATACCTACGACGCCAAATACGGTTTTCGCGATTATCGCGGCGGAGGGCGTTCCAGCGCCCGTGAAACAACGGCCCGCGTCGCTGCCGGTGTTGTTGCCAAAAAACTAATCGCTGCTGCATTCGGCGGACAGGTCGTCGGTTATGTTTCACAGGTCGGCGACATCCGCGCCGAAATTCCCGACCCGGCGGCGGTCACGCTCGATGCAGTAGAAAAACTGCCCGACGGGGAACCGAATATCGTCCGCTGCCCCGACATTGCGGCAGCGACGAGGATGATCGAGCTGATCGAATCGATCCGCAAGGACGGGGATTCGATCGGCGGCGCGGGGGAAATTGTCGCTTCGGGCGTTCCGGCAGGATTGGGAGAACCGGTGTTTGACAAAATCAAAGCCGATCTTGCCAAGGCACTCTTCAGTTTGCCGGCCGTACTCGGAGTAGAATACGGAATCGGCTTTGGATGCGTCGGAATGCGGGGAAGCGAGAACAACGATCTGTTCACCGCAGGCCCAGCGGGCCACGAAGCGGAAATCACAACCTCGTCGAATCGTCATGGCGGAATGTTGGGCGGGATCACCAGTGGACTGCCCATCGTGTTACGCGCCGCTGTGAAACCGACCAGCAGTTTGCCGATCGCACAAGAGACCGTCACGCGTGACGGCCAACCGACCACGATTCAAACCAAGGGCCGCCACGACCCGTGTCTACTACCGCGGTTCATTCCTATGGCTGAGGCAATGGTGGCAATCGTACTCGCCGACCACTGGCTGCGGCACGCCGGGCAAAACTCGCTCGACCTCTAGCTAGTTGCCGTCGGGTGCATCGCGACGCACCTTTCTGGGTAGGACGGCTGATTCACCCAACCAAACCGACTCGGCATAACTTCACCCATGCGCGATGGGATATCGCTTGGTGTGCGGAAACCCTCACCCCTGCCCCTCTCCCAGAGGGAGAGGGAGTTGGTTTTGGAGTGTCTTGATGACGGGAGGGTTTAGTTTTGCTCGCCGAAGATCACGGTGGCGGTTTCGCGACTGAGTGGCTTTTTCATTTGGTCGCTTTGCACTTGGACGTGCAGACGCGTGTCGCCGGGGGCCGTTGCCTCTAGCAAGAGGTCGACGGCGATATGCTTGTTGGGGGCCAAATCGGCGATCGGACTGAAGTCGATTTGCTGCTCAGTTTGCTGGTGCTCCAAAGGTCCTTTGATGCTGATCATCTTCATTTCCTCCGGCAACAACGTCGAGACCAGCACCCCTGTCGCCGCTTCGGTGCCGCGGTTTTGGATTTCAATGCGGTAAGAAACACGCTCACCAATCACCACAGGTTGATCGGCCTGTGAGATTTTGATGTCCAACAGTGCGAATCCACGGATCGCTGTCTCAGTGGTCGTCGATCCAATCTGTCCCGACTCGCCGAAAACACGAATCAAGCTTTCTTTAGTTCCGGGAACCTCAGGCAGCAGCATCACACTGACATCTTCGGATTCTTCTCCGGCAATCTGTCGAATATTCCAGGTCACGGTTTTCTTCCGGGGATCAAACGTTCCACCCTGCGAGGCTTTGAGGAACTTCATGCCTTCGGGAATTTGTTCAACAACCACAATGTTCTGAACGGGCGATTTGGATTTATTGCGGATGGAGTTGGTGAACGAAGTTGCGCGGCGCAGTAGGCGACTTTTCGGGCCCACGCGACTGATTGAAACCCCTTGGTCCAGGATTTTCACTTCGGCTTCAGCTTTGATGGAAATGTCCCCATCGGCTGTGACAATCGCTTGATTGACCCCTGCACCGACCTCGGCGGCTGTGAGCGTGAGTTGCACGTCGCGTGTTTGCCCACCCGCCAGATCGCCAATTTCGTATTCCAAATCCTTTCCGCCGGGATGCGTGAAGTGGCTCGGCAGAATGTCTCGCAACACGACCTTTTTAGCGACCATCGTCCCCAAGTTGGAGACTTTGAATTGAAACACAACCGGTTTGCCCAGCGGTGCCTCTTTGGGGGCATTGATGGAGACTTTCAGTTCCGGTTTTTGCACCACGGT from Symmachiella dynata encodes:
- a CDS encoding S1C family serine protease is translated as MPIFFTSLIAALLLIAQIPAVPAHAVEPAVAQAEQQRIEVMARAASTVVAVFGAEGAGGGSGVLITPDGYALTNFHVVQGAGNFMKCGLADGILYDAVIVSIDPTGDVALIKLLGRDDFPAAPMGNSDLLHQGDPVFAMGNPFLLATDFHPTATFGIVSGIHRYQYPSGTILEYTDCIQTDASINPGNSGGPLFNMAGEVVGINGRISLDKRGRVNVGAGYAISINQIKHFMDHLRSGRIVDHATLGAIVSTNQDGAVMVDNILEETPVYRRGLRLDDEIVSFAGRPIRSVNQFKNILGIYPKGWKLPLAFRREVDGNIETHEIIVRLEALHRSSELTLDKPAKKPRGPQLPKNERKEPRPDPAKTSPELAKYYQKKPGFLNYYFNELERDRALRGLADLGDFSETSSRWIVTGKTETSEDFRIVFASTGMGMLLGENAYLQPLGEDAATIDEPPGSGGLLAGLNHYRRLLTMGAAGFSEFYYVGSTPLDGVGERVDIVEAELNAGRSLWYFHKGTGELMGFDFWIHDQADPCEVRFSGRRDFQGRILPARWTVNHADKTFVTLNIENCEFPTSDDETVKEVGR
- a CDS encoding NPCBM/NEW2 domain-containing protein; the encoded protein is MSVWFLLTAAVLLQQPQVELQTLEGAPQIGSLSQLTADGAVITTGEGGATVSAEDLLEIRFPGRKPILPSRDSIHVTLTDGSHFACKSFALASQRAQPTIEGLEPFSFSSRSLATIRLAPAEGAIAELWSDMQKRDFETDALIIRKGDILDYLTGVIGDIDDKTVKFLIDNDELELPREKVFGLIFYHRTPRKTRSACGISLTDGGLLLARSVELMESKLNARLSVGGSLELPLSKITSLDFSNGKVVYLANMEPRDVQYVPYFDITWTYRRNSNLDGGPIRLDGKTYSKGLSIHSRTTLKYRLRGDYRRFRAVMGIDQIVEGRGNVKVVISADDNVLLETTVKGTDKPQPLDLDVSGARDLTILVDFGEDLDIADHLDLADARVTK
- a CDS encoding S1C family serine protease; protein product: MKHLLRSCIMILLVCGSMPLANAQDELSPIQEVQTRLVKIFGAGGIGGLHSYSTGFIISPDGYIATVWSHVLDPDVVTVVLGNGLKLDGRIVGAEPQLHLAILKVDADDLPYFDLDDAASAGTGQRVLAFGNMYKVATGDEPVSVMQGVIAAKTRLRARRGAFEVPFDGPVYVVDAITNNPGMGGGVLTTRDGRLLAMIGKELRNAETNTWINYAIPVDELADVAHQIKSGTFRRSDTPKSRTAPPQNYRAIDFGIVLIPDVLNRTPAYIDSLLPGSDAAQQDLRPDDLLLFINGELIQSCKELEAELGRLEESDIVQLVVRRGDSLVSVELEAPEKDEP
- a CDS encoding phosphoribosylaminoimidazolesuccinocarboxamide synthase, producing the protein MSNNSLLQSSIPGMKAHQGKVRDVYEFGDKLLFVATDRISAFDWVLPTGIPDKGRVLTQMSKVWFDRLDVRNHLISMDMGDLDLPDGVDVESLDGRSMVVLKTEVFPVECVVRGYLSGSGWKEYQETGRVCGIQLPSGMKESDKLAEPIFTPATKETSGHDINISFEQMCEIIPAETAKKLRDLSFQVYQSGADYAAKEGIIIADTKFEFGHLDGEIILIDEVLTPDSSRFWPVDQYEPGKSQPSFDKQFVRDHLVACGWDRNSEPPALPDDIVAKTRAKYVEAYETLAKSEFPWK
- the aroC gene encoding chorismate synthase, with amino-acid sequence MTGNSFGQAFRITTAGESHGPGNVVIIDGVPPGLELSVEDLMVDLDRRRPGQSKIVTQRNEADLPEILAGVFEGHTTGTSLAILIRNTDQRSRDYSDIQDKYRPGHADYTYDAKYGFRDYRGGGRSSARETTARVAAGVVAKKLIAAAFGGQVVGYVSQVGDIRAEIPDPAAVTLDAVEKLPDGEPNIVRCPDIAAATRMIELIESIRKDGDSIGGAGEIVASGVPAGLGEPVFDKIKADLAKALFSLPAVLGVEYGIGFGCVGMRGSENNDLFTAGPAGHEAEITTSSNRHGGMLGGITSGLPIVLRAAVKPTSSLPIAQETVTRDGQPTTIQTKGRHDPCLLPRFIPMAEAMVAIVLADHWLRHAGQNSLDL
- a CDS encoding PDZ domain-containing protein; the encoded protein is MPNHKPRLTILALLSSALLISVASTAAAQADGKLAVLEERALKQAAAIVAPSIVRIETVGGLERVDEILAGTGPTTGVVVSADGYIITSSFNFAAKPSSILVSLPDGRRFAARQVASDNLKMLTLIKIDAENLTPAPAAPRDSVRVGQWAIALGRTYETPFPSMSVGIVSALNRIWGKAIQTDAKVSPVNYGGPLVDIEGRVLGVLVPLSPQGKSDAAGVEWYDAGIGFAIPMSDIYDVLDQLKAEKDLHSGLLGITFQTKDLYSTPPMVDHVWYNSPAQKAGIKSGDTIVEVNGAATTRISQVRHALGNAYAGDKIALSVDRDGETIKVDFELAAKLEPYESAFLGILPERLSTVEPAEAAAPAGVGVRYVYANSPAAAAGLQRGDRITKFNDAPQNSAIELRDALSRTRPGEKAVLTFLRNGEPQTAEVELQKITAEIPADLPRSPIPLPAEKNDDSEKTGRLAETLETHAHDLWAFVPDDYNPDYQYALLVWIHPSRNTMEAEMLKRWKQICRERGVILLAPKAGTAETWTPNEIGFIKAAVESFVERYSIDPQRIVLHGFETGAALAQQLAFKERELFPALCLAGAPLAIQPPENRPDFPLQWDFVYGEDDPQGRKIEASIKALEKMRYPVSHRAVPGLGQDYPPEPAIEEVGRWIDALDRI